The following nucleotide sequence is from Methylocella sp..
GATCGCGCCGCAATCGGCCTAGGCGGCGCTTTTCTGCATCTTGATGCGCGGCTGAATTTCTATCGCTTGTTCAATGAAACGATAGGCATTTTCTCAGCCGACGCCTTGCGCCAACGGCAGGCGACAGCCCTCGCCGCCGTCGGGCTTGTCCCGCCGGTCTGACCTCTCGCCCGGCTCGAGCGGGCGGTTTTTTGGATCAAGCGGGCGCGTATAATCTCGCCTTTTGTTCTCGCTGCCCCCTTGCGCGGCGATAGATTCATTGCGAAAGGTTGCGTCGCATACACTTGGCAGGAGCCTCACGCAATGGCGAACGATTACGCGCAGTCTGTGGATCACCCCGCTATGGATTACGACGAGCACGAGCGGACCTATAAGCTTTTTCTTCGTCTGCTGAAGTTCTCCGTGATCGGCGTGATCTGCATTCTCATCCTTTTGGCCGTGATCGCCGGCTGATCGCCGCCAATCGGTCCCCCGTCCAGAGAGGCGCGACGCCTGGCCTTGCTTCTGGAGCG
It contains:
- a CDS encoding aa3-type cytochrome c oxidase subunit IV, which codes for MANDYAQSVDHPAMDYDEHERTYKLFLRLLKFSVIGVICILILLAVIAG